A window of Candidatus Zixiibacteriota bacterium contains these coding sequences:
- a CDS encoding metallophosphoesterase has protein sequence LSGLKLRILRDEVVEIDGVQLVGIDYPLMGQRKNLDSVMARVDRSKPIIVLYHEPAFSDTMKLLGVDLQLAGHTHRGQMWPFNYITRQVYRGLDHGLYQDGDYSLYTSCGTGTWGPPLRSANRPEVVVFTLVGKSGN, from the coding sequence CGTTGTCAGGACTGAAGCTGCGGATTCTGCGCGACGAGGTGGTCGAAATCGACGGTGTGCAGTTGGTCGGCATCGACTACCCGTTAATGGGACAGCGCAAGAACCTGGACTCGGTCATGGCGCGCGTGGATCGCAGCAAGCCGATCATAGTGCTCTATCATGAACCGGCCTTCTCCGACACCATGAAATTGCTGGGTGTTGACCTCCAATTGGCGGGGCACACACACCGCGGCCAGATGTGGCCGTTCAATTACATCACGCGGCAGGTCTATCGCGGACTCGATCACGGCCTGTATCAGGACGGCGACTACAGTCTCTACACTTCCTGCGGCACCGGCACCTGGGGGCCGCCGCTGCGCTCCGCCAACCGGCCGGAGGTCGTGGTCTTCACGTTAGTTGGAAAATCAGGTAACTGA